A portion of the Drosophila innubila isolate TH190305 chromosome 3L unlocalized genomic scaffold, UK_Dinn_1.0 0_D_3L, whole genome shotgun sequence genome contains these proteins:
- the LOC117788395 gene encoding putative uncharacterized protein DDB_G0271606: MANPRKFSEKIALQKQKQAEGTAEFERIMKEVYATKMDETQANQKLLDCLGGPESGSISNASPGNAGNGTGGGSGNGSGASGGASPDGIAGGGGGSPTAYRESRGRSVGVGPMRRPSERKQDRSPYGSSVGGAGGLINAMGLPNTSSNNNNNGTQQNLYLSPPMDTNWRRSNSDSALHQSLIMATAAEGAGFTTDNTLHANYAQQQQQSHHQQHSQRSHSPHQIARSFSPQAQRRKPSLLPHQVQLQQLQQHQHNMQQQLQLHQQQQPQAQQQQQLHQQQHQQQQQQQQQLQQQQQQQTPYNAKFSNSLFRPLQDQASYANTGSLPNLTALQHYATPQQQQQQPQPQQQQSQQQQQQSQQQLQHQTLSPVMSPHNQRHERDQSPSPFSPGSGAAGPPSPYHQQQHSPTSANVASSNTPANAQPPSSSPHLSFSPLPTLGANNSGNSNATTVAGNLTDYRQPANPSSPRSSPGLLSSVSGSELHTSAPASPIRVQQQQQLSSAFDAAYNSLNPSFHNHFENFSLGDSNSSPEQQSFANNFVALDFDDFTASAAAGGANGTNGPYHNQDQNKLLDYNELSGSPEANSNNNNLRRANNQQQQQQQQHQQQQQQQQLLNNNSNGAGTAATHNGGPSLNGPHEHHNNNSNGGAGGGGVVESLVASPAPSPLGCPSSPLPIPMSAQASPQQLSLSLHHSPHHSPMHSPHHSTNSPLSSSSPVSNACNSNMVMNHHQQQQTHHQQQQSHHQQQQQHHHHQHHHHQQQHHQQNHTPTPSNIPSIIFSDYSTNADFSREIFDSLDLDLGQMDVAGLQMLSDQNPIMIADPNIEDSFRRDLN; the protein is encoded by the coding sequence ATGGCAAATCCGCGCAAGTTCAGCGAGAAGATTGCGctgcagaagcagaagcaggcGGAGGGAACGGCTGAGTTCGAGAGGATCATGAAGGAGGTGTATGCCACAAAAATGGATGAGACACAGGCTAACCAAAAGTTACTGGATTGCTTGGGTGGGCCAGAAAGTGGATCGATCTCCAATGCATCGCCGGGAAATGCTGGCAATGGCACAGGtggtggcagtggcaatggAAGTGGTGCCAGCGGTGGTGCATCTCCGGATGGCATTGCGGGTGGTGGTGGAGGTTCACCCACTGCCTATCGGGAGTCGCGTGGTCGCAGTGTTGGCGTGGGACCTATGAGACGACCCTCGGAACGAAAACAGGATCGTTCGCCGTACGGCAGCAGTGtgggtggtgctggtggtttAATAAACGCCATGGGACTGCccaacaccagcagcaacaataataataatggcacACAACAGAACCTCTATTTGAGTCCACCAATGGACACGAACTGGCGACGTTCGAACTCGGATTCGGCGTTGCATCAAAGTCTTATCATGGCAACGGCAGCGGAGGGGGCTGGCTTTACAACGGACAACACGTTGCACGCCAACtatgcacaacaacagcaacagtcgcaTCACCAGCAGCACAGTCAACGATCTCATTCGCCGCACCAAATTGCACGCAGTTTCAGTCCGCAGGCACAAAGGAGAAAGCCGTCGTTGTTGCCGCATCAggtgcagctgcaacagttgcaacagcatcagcacaatatgcagcagcagctgcaactacatcagcaacaacagccgcaagcacaacagcaacagcagctgcatcagcagcaacatcagcaacaacaacaacaacagcagcagcttcagcagcagcaacaacaacaaacgccaTACAACGCCAAATTCTCCAACTCACTGTTCAGGCCACTGCAGGATCAGGCCAGCTATGCCAACACTGGCTCCCTGCCCAATCTCACCGCACTGCAGCACTATGCAAcacctcaacaacaacaacaacaaccacaaccacagcagcaacagtcacagcaacaacagcagcagtcacagcaacaactgcaacatcagACGCTATCACCGGTCATGTCACCGCACAATCAGCGACATGAACGTGATCAGTCTCCCAGTCCGTTTAGTCCGGGCAGCGGGGCGGCGGGTCCGCCATCGCCAtatcatcagcaacagcactCGCCAACGTCCGCCAATGTCGCCAGCAGCAACACGCCCGCAAACGCCCAGCCGCCCAGCAGCTCGCCACACTTGTCGTTTAGTCCGCTacccacgttgggcgccaacaacagcggcaacagcaacgccACAACTGTGGCTGGCAATCTAACGGATTATCGCCAGCCCGCAAATCCGTCTAGTCCGCGATCCTCGCCTGGTTTGCTAAGCAGCGTTTCTGGCAGCGAACTGCACACGAGTGCACCGGCAAGTCCCATTAgggtgcaacagcagcaacaattgtcgAGCGCCTTTGATGCCGCCTACAACAGTCTGAATCCCTCGTTTCACAATCACTTTGAGAACTTCTCGCTGGGTGACAGCAACTCCTCACCGGAGCAACAAAGTTTCGCCAACAATTTTGTTGCACTCGACTTTGATGATTTCACGGCTAGCGCAGCGGCGGGAGGAGCAAATGGAACTAATGGACCGTATCACAATCAGGATCAAAATAAACTCTTGGATTACAATGAGCTAAGCGGTAGTCCTgaggccaacagcaacaacaacaatctgaGGCGCGCcaacaaccagcaacaacagcagcagcagcaacatcagcagcagcaacaacagcaacaattgctgaacaacaacagcaatgggGCAGGCACAGCAGCAACGCACAATGGTGGTCCAAGTCTCAATGGTCCACATGAGCaccacaacaataatagcaacGGTGGTGCTGGCGGTGGGGGTGTGGTTGAGTCGCTGGTCGCCTCGCCAGCTCCCTCACCCTTGGGTTGTCCCAGCTCACCGCTGCCTATACCAATGTCAGCGCAGGCCTCGCCACAGCAACTGTCGCTGTCTCTGCACCACTCGCCGCATCACTCACCAATGCATTCGCCGCACCACAGCACGAATTCGCCGTTGTCGAGCAGTTCTCCAGTGAGCAATGCCTGCAACTCAAACATGGTAATgaatcatcatcaacagcagcagacgcaccatcaacagcagcagtcacaccaccaacagcagcagcagcaccaccaccaccaacaccaccatcaccagcaacagcaccaTCAACAGAACCATACGCCCACACCCTCCAATATACCCTCCATTATATTTAGCGATTACTCCACGAATGCGGATTTTAGCAGGGAGATCTTTGATTCATTGGATCTGGATTTGGGGCAAATGGATGTCGCTGGATTGCAAATGCTGTCGGATCAGAATCCCATTATGATTGCCGATCCCAATATCGAGGATAGTTTCCGTCGCGACCTCAACTGA